In the genome of Pempheris klunzingeri isolate RE-2024b chromosome 20, fPemKlu1.hap1, whole genome shotgun sequence, the window GCTGAAAAAGAGCGGGACCGACAGACACGGATTGCGGTAGTTAATGTGTAACATTGTATTACATGCTGTTTCATCCATGCATGTCAATAGTTATCAGTAATAATCTGGATTCATATTTAGACCCTACAAACTATAAAAGAGTAATTTAAGTACTGCAGTAATCAGCTGAAGATGGCTTCCtcaggaggagagacagaggaaagaggaagaagaggcaaAGAAGAGGGCAGAAGATGaggccaagaagaagaaagttcTCTCCAACATGGGGGCTCACTTTGGAGGGTTCCTAGCCAAGGTCAGAATAACACATTTGCAGGCAGGTGTGTCACTGTACACGGCTAGTGAGTGTGGGGGGCATATAATTTTTCGTGACCTCTGAAAGAACTGCTCTACACGCTAGTCAGAGATCACATGCGTCTGGTCCTCCTGGAAAGTGAGTCGTGTTTGTTTCCTGCAGGTAGAGCAGAGGCGAGGTAAAAGGCAAACTGCAAGGGAAATCAAGAAGAAGACTCTTTCAGAGAGACGCAAACCACTGGCTATTGAGAACCTGAGAGAGGACAGCCTGAGGTGAGTTTAAGGTCTGATGCATTTTGATTTTAGATCAgcatgattacattttaaaccaGCTCCATTATAGGAAGGCCAGCTGGGTAAGCCTGGGGCATGCCATCTAAAGCTCctgtaaaaaagtttttttaaaaagtagctGGTGACCTTTTATTAAGATTGTAGAGGGTAAATACTTCTTTCCTCTCAAGATGTTCATCTGTTGTGTTTTAGAGAGAGAGCCAAGGAGATGTGGGAATGGATCTACCAGCTGGAGTCAGAGAAATTTGACCTGACTGAGAAGATGAGGAGGCAGAAGTATGAGGTGAGTCATTTCACTGAGAACATACAAAacttgtattttaaaaaaaacacgtgACGTCAGAATCTgtgaattgtttgtttgtttgtttttcagatcaaTGTCCTCCTGAACAGAATCCAACATGCACAGAAATTGTGAGTCAATCTGCTCATTTGAATCTCCAATGACACAACTCCCAcatgccaaaaaagaaaaagtagaatattGTATAAAAAGCTGCTTTGCATCCTCTATGCAAACATACCACTGACAGGTGGAAACAGTCACATGTACACAGGAAATGCCAGCACGGCTTTTTAAACACTCCCCCCCCCGCACAGGATGCACTCTATATCTAAGATATGTTCCTATCAACAATTGGTCACACTTTCTGTGAACTACGCCTGTCCATGATCCACTTTACattgtttcttttcttgtctcAATGCAGCAAAAAGGTACATGGTAAGGGGAAGGTTGGAGGACGCTGGAAGTGAACTCCCCCCAGGAAGCGCTAAGGAACAAGATTGCGGCAATTTTGCAGTGTTCATCACTTCAGCTAAGAGAGAcataatatatttttgtgtgtcatttatTGAAATACAGCCACTTGCAATTTCATCTGTATTATTAAAATGAACGTACACATAAAATGGGCATTTTCTATAAGTGTTGATCAAATTGGAAATTAAATCTGATTGTTATTCTTGAAAATTACTTAATGGACAAACTGTTACtacaaacaaaaactaattGCTGCCTGAGGCCACTCACAGTTGCTGCTCACCTCCTTATGGTGAACTTCCTTAtgaaggaaaaataaactgCATAAGATGCACAGAAGAAAATGTCTGTGCTGTGAAGCTACATCACCTTGACTACCAATCTGTCGTCTATTGTGAGGGTGAAGCTGCTGACGATGGGAGCTCTGCTGAAAGGAACCATCTTTACTTCCTCTGTGATATGAAAACAGCATGGACGTCATCACTCTTCCGCACAAACCACGGCTCGAACTCAGCCTCGAGAGCCATGCTCGCCACTTTCTTTGCGAAGCCTGTTTCCTGCTCTTTGTTCAGATCCAAAATGTACCTGACATGAACGATGACAAGCAACTTCAATGCAAAGACCACAGTTACAGTTATTAGCTGTGTATCAGTGAGCTTAAATATGGCACGTACACAAAAGCAAATACTCTGCACTTGTGAATTACATGGCATAGTGACTGTACTCTTGGTGACTGTactgtcaccatggtaacaagCCCTGCAAGCCCTGTTACTATAAAAACCCTCACTTGGCCAACTCCACGACAAGCACAGCGTCTGGTGCAGCAATCTGTCTCATC includes:
- the LOC139219399 gene encoding troponin T, slow skeletal muscle-like, giving the protein MEKDLLELQTLIDVHFEQRKKEEEELIGLKDRIESRRAERAEQQRVRAEKERDRQTRIAEERQRKEEEEAKKRAEDEAKKKKVLSNMGAHFGGFLAKVEQRRGKRQTAREIKKKTLSERRKPLAIENLREDSLRERAKEMWEWIYQLESEKFDLTEKMRRQKYEINVLLNRIQHAQKFKKVHGKGKVGGRWK